In the Arachis ipaensis cultivar K30076 chromosome B10, Araip1.1, whole genome shotgun sequence genome, one interval contains:
- the LOC110268478 gene encoding uncharacterized protein LOC110268478, whose protein sequence is MGSRQRLRHLRLGGCLLGLSEPTHRPSSSGSHQYPPHFSTLNLDALGQQEDGGNTVGGSSTEFQIGQSFQSKDEAVLSVKDYSIRRGVEYRVIESDHLKYHGKCKEFGKGCSWLIRVALRARKGTWEVRRYNGPHTCLATSISSDHRQLDYHVICARILPMVRADAAVTVKVLQQATEADYGFRPSYRKVWMAKQKAVAQIYGDWEESYAELSRWMLGVQATMPGTITVLKTSPVRIGGGVDESTVYFHRLFWTFPPCIEAFRHCKPLVSIDGTHLYGKYGGTLLLAIAQDGNSNILPIAFALVEGENAESWHSGIKAALEAPETGWLPPRAFRAYCIRHVAANFALTFKGKDSRRMLVNAAYAKTEAEFYYWFDIMRTENPAMCDWANRMEYDKWTQHEDGGRRFGHMTTNISECVNSVLKGTRNLPVTSLVKSTYGRLAQLFVVRGQTAEAQLGSGHEFCQALVKAIDRNLRDSRCFTVTLYDRHQSEYTVAETTPTGSFSLGSYRVSLKDHRCDCGHFQALHYPCCHAIACCAYSRLNWASYVHEVYRMSEVFNVYKQGFLPPIPEGLWPPYARPTIIPDPNMWRAKEGRPKATRIRGSMDQSQSNQPKRCGLCRQPGHTRRNCHQRKQSGRGDA, encoded by the exons ATGGGATCAAGGCAGCGCTTGAGGCACCTGAGACTGGGTGGCTGCCTCCTCGGGCTTTCCGAGCCTACT CATCGGCCTTCAAGTTCTGGTTCTCATCAGTACCCTCCACACTTCTCCACACTAAACTTGGATGCTCTTGGTCAACAGGAAGACGGTGGTAATACAGTGGGGGGATCTTCTACAGAATTTCAGATTGGGCAATCATTCCAGAGTAAAGATGAAGCTGTGCTGAGTGTCAAGGACTATAGCATCCGGCGAGGTGTTGAGTACAGAGTCATTGAATCGGATCATTTGAAGTATCATGGAAAATGCAAGGAATTCGGCAAGGGTTGTAGTTGGTTGATTCGTGTCGCGCTTCGTGCACGAAAGGGCACTTGGGAGGTTAGGAGGTACAACGGGCCACACACATGCTTGGCAACTTCTATTTCAAGTGATCACCGTCAGCTGGATTACCACGTTATCTGTGCGAGGATTCTTCCTATGGTTAGGGCAGATGCTGCGGTAACGGTAAAGGTACTTCAACAAGCGACAGAAGCCGATTACGGTTTTAGGCCTAGTTACAGGAAGGTTTGGATGGCTAAGCAGAAGGCAGTGGCACAAATATATGGAGATTGGGAGGAGTCTTACGCGGAGTTGTCACGTTGGATGCTAGGGGTCCAGGCGACAATGCCGGGAACAATCACGGTGCTGAAGACGTCTCCTGTTCGGATTGGTGGTGGGGTTGATGAGTCGACGGTGTACTTTCACCGGCTTTTCTGGACATTTCCACCCTGTATCGAGGCATTCCGGCATTGCAAGCCCCTCGTCAGTATTGATGGTACCCACTTATATGGGAAGTATGGAGGGACGCTGCTGTTGGCGATTGCTCAGGACGGGAACTCGAACATCCTCCCGATAGCCTTTGCCCTTGTGGAGGGAGAAAATGCAGAGTCATG GCATAGTGGGATCAAGGCAGCGCTTGAGGCACCTGAGACTGGGTGGCTACCTCCTCGGGCTTTCCGGGCCTACTGTATTAGGCATGTGGCAGCGAATTTCGCCCTAACGTTCAAAGGTAAGGACTCAAGGAGGATGTTGGTGAATGCTGCGTACGCAAAGACTGAGGCTGAGTTTTACTACTGGTTTGACATCATGCGGACTGAGAATCCAGCAATGTGTGACTGGGCCAACCGGATGGAGTATGATAAATGGACCCAACATGAGGATGGTGGTCGACGGTTCGGGCACATGACCACAAACATCAGTGAATGTGTGAACTCCGTGCTAAAGGGAACTCGCAACCTGCCGGTCACATCTTTGGTTAAGTCAACCTACGGGAGGCTTGCTCAGCTATTTGTGGTACGGGGACAGACAGCAGAGGCACAACTCGGATCTGGGCATGAATTCTGTCAGGCATTGGTCAAGGCTATTGATCGGAACCTAAGAGACTCTAGGTGCTTCACTGTGACATTATACGACAGGCATCAGTCCGAGTACACCGTCGCGGAGACAACACCAACCGGGAGCTTCTCGCTGGGTAGCTATAGAGTTTCCCTTAAAGATCACCGATGCGACTGTGGCCACTTTCAGGCGCTGCATTATCCTTGTTGCCACGCCATTGCGTGTTGCGCCTACTCCCGGCTTAACTGGGCGTCATATGTTCACGAGGTGTATCGTATGAGTGAGGTGTTCAACGTTTACAAGCAGGGGTTTCTCCCACCTATCCCTGAAGGACTATGGCCTCCATATGCTAGGCCTACCATCATTCCTGACCCCAATATGTGGCGTGCAAAGGAAGGTCGTCCAAAGGCCACCAGGATCCGTGGAAGTATGGATCAGTCTCAGTCGAACCAGCCGAAGCGTTGTGGGCTATGCCGTCAGCCTGGGCATACGCGGAGGAACTGTCACCAGCGAAAACAAAGTGGTAGAGGGGATGCGTAG